The sequence GGTGCGCTGGCAGGTCACCGCGCCGGCCGCGCTGCCGTCCGGCACCACCGCACGGGTGCTGGCGAACGTACGCGGCCGGGCCGGATCGCGGGTGGCGCTCGCGGACGGCGAGGTCGCCGCGCGCACCGCGCCCTCGATGAAGGGCTACCTGCTCGGGGAGGACTTCGAGTCGCTGGCCGGGCAGTTGAAGCCGGCGGTGAACCTGAACGTCCCGGCGGGCGTGCTCGGCTGGACCGCGACCCCGCCGGCCGGCTGGTCGGTGACGAACGCGCCGGGCATGCCGCAGGGCACCGCGGAGGAGCAGGGCTGGTCGTTCATGACCAAGCGGTTCTGGCTCGCGTCCGACAGCCAGGACCGCGGGAACTTCACCCGCGGGCTGGGCATCGTCGCGGTCGCCGACCCCGACGACTGGGACGACACCGGATCACCGTCGTCGAAGGGGCGGTTCGACTCCACGCTCAGCTCGCCCGCGGTCGCGATCCCGTCCGGCACCGCGCAGTTGTACCTCGGCTTCGACTCGCACTACCGGCAGGAGGCGCCGCAGACCGCCACGGTCACGGCCGCGTTCGACAGCGGCGAGGAGACGGTGCTGCTCACCTACAGCGGCGCCACCACCGGCAACGACAACGCCGGCGGCGACGCGGAGAACCAGCTGATCACCCGGAAGATCGCGGTGCCGGCCGGGGCGACCGCGGTGACGCTGAAGTTCCGGATGTTCGACGCCGGCAACAACTGGTACTGGGCGATCGACCACGTCCGGCTCGGCCTCACCCCGGTCACGGACTGACCCCGAATCTCCGTGCGGGGTAGCGGAATTGACGAACCGTCACTCTGCTTGCCACGCGGCCTACTTGCTCATGTCCGGCGGCGGCCCGAAGCCGCCGCCGGGCGCGGGCGGGGGCGGAGGCGAAGGCGGAGGGGCCTGCCGCGGTGCCTGCCGCGGGGTGCCGAACAGCGCGGACCCGACGGCCCGCCGGGCGTCGGCCAGCGCGACCCGGACCGGGTGCAGGATCTCCCGGCGGACGAAGCGGAGCACCGCGCCGATCACACGGAGGACCGGCGCCCCGGTGTAGCGCCAGACGAAGGCGATCGGCAGGAGGACCAGCACCCGGAAGAACCAGCCGATGCCGCGGCCGATCAGCCGGGTCACGTACGCCCCCGCCTGCCAGGCGGCCGCGATCGCCGCACCGATCTCCCGCCCGACCGGCACCAGCGCCTTCTGCCACAGGAAGACCAGCGGCACCACGACGAGGTGCTCCAGCAGCCAGGCCAGGCCGATCACGACCCACCGCAGCCCGTAGCGCCACAGCGCGACCACCGGCCGGACCAGCACCCAGTGCACCAGGAACGACACGGCCAGGCCGATCGCCCGCAGCACCGGGAACAGCACGTAGGTCCACAGCCACACGGCGGGGATCACGATCAGCACCCGGCCGACCGGCACCAGGACATGGCGCCAGATCGCCGAGAGCAGCAGGCCGCACGCGCGCAGCGGCGGGTACAGGACGTACTGCCACAGCGCCCGGCACATCCAGGCCATCGCGTCCCACAGCAGTTTCAGCGGCAGCACGACGACGAACGCGACGACGCGCACGGGTATCCGGACGACGGCGACGACGCAGCCGTCGCCCTGCCCCTGGGGACCCTGCGGAGCCCGCGGTACGGCCGGCGGCCGCGGTCTGTCGTAAGCCATGGCCAGAACTTATCGGACCAGTGCGGGGTACCGTGGGAGTACCGGAGGCATTTCGTGCGCGGGCACTCGCGCCGGCGCCGCCGTCGGAACGGTCGAGCGCGGTCCGCCGTCGTCGTACGGGGACCGCGCGGCGAGGTGAATCACCGATGACCATCGCCATAGCCCTCGCAGTGATCGCGGTCGTGGCCGTCGCGGGCGTGTGGCTGCTCCGCAAACAGGCGGGCGAGCAGCGCGACGGCGGCCCCGCACCGCACATCGAGGACGGCCCGCCGGCCGGCGCCGAGGAAGGCGCCGAGGTCCAGCCCGCCGCCGACTTCCCCTGGCGGGAACCCCCCGAGGAGCGCCCCGGCGACGACGGCCTCCCGCCGCCCCACGACCTGCCGCCGTCCGCCTCCCCGGACGCCGTGCCCGCCGGCCCCTTCCCGGTCCGGCGCGACCACGAACCTGGAGCGTGACATGACCACAGGCCGCACCCTTCCCCGCCCCGGCGCGGACGTGACCTACACGAACCCGCCACGCGACCCCCCGCCGGACCAGCCCGTCCGCCTCGCGCTGACCGGGTCGGCCGCCGGGCCGCAGCGGCTCGACGGCGTCTGGTGGCCACGCTCGCACGACCTCGGCGACTGCCTGCCCGGCCTGCTGGACGCGCTGGAGGAACGCTGGCCCGGCATCGGGCGCGTCACGGTCAGCCGCTCGATGTGGCGCCACCGGCCCGAGTCCCTGGAACTGCCCGACGGCCGGACCGTGCACATCACCCGCTCCCCCGCCGATCCCGACCGCCACACCATCCGGCTGGTCTCCTACGGCGTGGGCCGCTGCGACCTGCTGGTCGTCCCGCCGGGCACCGCTCCCGACGAGGCCCGCCGACTGATGGCCGAGTCCCCGCCCGGGGCCGCCCCCGCGCGCTGAACGGGCCGGTCGCGGCGCCCTCGCGAGGAGTAAAGTCGAACGTGCCGAGGGTATTTCGTGCACATATGACATGATTGCTGCCGCTTTCGGTGGTCGTCTCGACCCATCGAGGATGTGACTGCCATGGTCGCCCTGGTCACGGCGTTGATCGTCATCGCCGTCATCGTCCTGATACTGCTGGCACTGAGCGTCCGCAACGTGCAGCAGTACGAGAAAGGCGTGGTGTTCCGGTTCGGCCGGCTGCTGCCGGAGATCCGCGAGCCGGGCCTGCGGCTGATCCGGCCGATCGGCGACCGGATGCGGAAGGTGTCCATCCAGACCGAGGTGTTCGGCGTGTCACCGCAGGGCGCGATCACCGCGGACAACGTGACGCTGACCGTTGACGCGGTCGTCTACTTCCGCGTGGTCGACCCGGTCAAGGCACTGGTGAACGTGAACAACTACCCCGCCGCGGTCTCGCAGATCGCGCAGACCTCGCTGCGGTCGGTGATCGGCCGCGCGGACCTCGACACGCTGCTCTCCGACCGCGTCCAGGTCAACGCCGAGCTGAAGAACGTGATGGACGCCCCGACCGAGGGGCCCTGGGGGCTGCGGATCGAGCGGGTCGAGATCAAGGACATCGCGCTGCCCGAGTCGATGATGCGGTCGATGTCCAAGCAGGCCGAGGCCGAACGTGAACGGCGTGCCCGTGTCATCGCCGCCGATGGTGAGTTCCAGGCGTCGCAGCGCCTCACCGACGCAGCGGCGACCATGGCCGACACCCCCGGCGCCCTCCAACTGCGCCTGCTCCAGACCGTGGTGGACGTGTCCTCGGAGAAGAACAGCACCCTCGTGATGCCGTTCCCGGTGGAGCTCCTGCGCTTCTTCGACCGGCTCAGCGACAAGGACGGGCAGGCCCCGACGACAGGTTCGACGCTCACGCGGCTCGCGGACGAAGCCGCGACGGACGGCGCCGGCACGGACGGCCGCCCGGCGGACGGTGCCCACGTGGCGGACGAGCCGTCCGCCGAGGGCGCCCACCTGGCCGAGGCGCCGTCCACCGACGGCGTCCGCGGGCTCACCCCGCACGGCTGAGGCCCCCGGCAGTTCCCGACACGGTGCGGGCCCGCACTCGGGCCCGCACCGCGGTGTGCTCGTGTGCTCGCGTGCTCAGGGCGCCGCCAGCAACGCGCTCAGCGCGGACGCCTCCGTACGCCAGTCCGCGGTGCCCCCGCCGGACCAGTCCTCGGTCACGCGGTTGAGCCCGTCACGCGCGGTGGACCACAGCGAGTCGGCCTGCCGGTCGGCGAAGGAGCCGTAGGCATTGCCGGTGACGGAGTCCAGGTCCTGGAGATAGCGCATGAAGACGCCCTTGAACTGCTTGGCGTTGTCGTCGCAGGAGGGCGTGCCGGCGTCACAGGACTCGGTGAGCACACCGCCGCTGACCAGCGCGGGCGAGGCCACGGCGGCGTCGGCCAGCCGGCGGGCGGTGGTGAGGTCGGCGGAGTCGCCGGTGGCGCGGTACATCTCCACGGCCGCGCCGATGGCCAGCCCCTGGTTGTAGGACCACACGGTCTGCCCGTTGTTCGCGCAGCCGCTGGTGATGCCGTCGTTGACCAGGCCGGAGGAGTTGATCAGACCGCTGTCCTGGAACCACTGCCAGGAGGTGGTGGCCCGGCCCAGCCACGTGGTGTCGCCCGGGATGCGGTCGTGCAGTTCGGCGGTGAGCCGGACGTACAGCCCGTTGGTCACCGCGTTCTTGTAGGTGCGCTCCCGGTCCCACCACACACCGCCACCGCAACTACTGGTGTCCCACAGCCCGTTGACGTAGTTCGCGATGGTGACCGCCTCGTTGAGGTAGGTCTGGTCGCCGGTGAGGTCGTAGGCGTCCACCCAGGCCAGCGCCCACCACTCGGAGTCGTCGGTGGCGCGGCTGATGAAGTCGCCGTCGATCGGGTCCGAACTGCGGGCCCCGGCGGGGAAGGACGCCTTGTCGATCTGGAAGGTGCGCTGCACGATCCACAGGTAGCGGGTGTCGCCGGTCTGCCGCATGTAGTCGATCACGGTGCTCAGCGCGACCGCCGAGTTCCACCAACTCGACGGCCAGTAGGCGGTGTTCGGGTCGTAGGAGTACATCAGCGCGTCCGCGGCGGCCGACGCCCTGGACGACACCGGGCGCGCCCAGGCCGTGCAGCTGCCGTTCTCGCCCTCGACCGCGCGGCCGCACGCGCGCACCGCGCCGCCGTACAACCGCCCCAGCGGGTCACTGGTGTTGAAGCGCGCCGTGGCGGTGCCGGTGGCGCCCGACGGTGTGCTGGTACGGCCCTTGGAGGAGCCGTCCGGCCAGCTCGCGCCCTGGTCCCAGGACCGGTCGAGCCAGATCTCGTCGCCCGCGGTGCCGCCGGAGATGGTGCCCCAGGCCATGCCCGAACTGTCCATGTGCAGCGCGATGGTACGGCCGCTGAGCGTCGTGGCGGGAACCGGCTGGGTGTCGCCGGGCGCGCTGCCCGCGCCGTCGCAGGCGGCCGCGCACACGTCCAGGTGCGCCCAGGAGGTGCAGCCCACGCCCTGCGCGTCGCCGCAGGCGCGCAGTACCGCGCGGCGGTGGCCGGTCGGGTCGTAGAGGTTGTACATCAGCGTGCGGGTGCCGCTCCACGTCGACGGGATGGATGCCTCGCCGAGCAGCCCGTCCCACGTGGAGCCGCCGTCCCAGGAGCGATCCAGCCACACCGAGTCGCCGGTCTGGCCGCCGTCGATGCTCGCCCACGCCATGCCGTCGGTGTCGTCCACGTGCAGCCGCACCACCCTGCCGTCGAGGGTGAGGTCCGGCACCGGGAAGGTCTCCTGCGCGGCCTGCGAGGGGTCCAGGGTGTCGCAGTACAGCGCGCACACCTGGGTGGAGTCGGCCGCCGACACCGCACTCGCACCAGCCGCTCCGACCCCCTGGAGCAGCGCCGCCACCGCCAGCAGCAGCGCCACCAGCAGCGGCCCCGCTGCCCTGCGCGTCCCCGGCACCCTACGCATGACGCCTCCTCGGACCCGTCGGTCTTACAACGATGGAAACGGAGCACTCAGCACGCATGAGAGCACGGCGCTCATTGGCATGTCCACCACCATGACAACGATGGCACCGATTGGCCGAATCCCGCGCCCGCCGACCCGCGGCACTCCGGCTCAGAGTTGCACCCGTTGCGATTGTTTCGTTTATTGCGGATGGTGGAGGTAGCTGAAATCGGCCCTCGTGAGCGCGGCGCCAGTGCCCACCCATGAACGACGCCCACCTCCCACGCCGAGGAGTGCCCGCATCATGACGAAGACGGACATCAAGCCGGTGAAACTGCCGCCGGAGAAGACCGCCGCCGCGCACCACGCCCTCGCCCAGGTGCGCGGCTATCTCGCGGAACACGGACAGCTCGCACAGATCCGCGTCGCGGTCGAGGACGGCGGCCGAGAGCCACTGGCGCTCCCCCGTGAAGCGGTGGAATTGCTGGCCACCCTGCTCGCCCACCTCGCCGCCGGACGGGCCGTGTCCGTCGTCCCCTCCGACGCCGAGCTGACCACGCAGCAGGCAGCGGATCTCCTCAACGTCTCCCGGCCGTTCCTGATCGGCCTGCTCGACGCCGGCGAGATCCGGTACCGGACCGTCGGAACCCACCGGCGCGTCATCGCCACGTCCCTGCTGGAGTACAAGCGGGACGACGACCACCGCCGCCGTCCGGCCGCCGACGAACTGACACGCCTCGGCCAGGACATGGGGCTGATCTGACCGATGCCCGTCGTCGCCCTCTACGACGCCGACGTCCTCTACCCGAGCACGCTGCGCAGACCGGCCCCCGGGGTCAGGGGGTGCTGGGGCCCGGGGAGTTGGTGACGGTCAGGGGGAGGAGCTTCTTGCCGGTGGGGCCGATCTGGATGTCGAGGTCGAGCTGGGGGCAGACGCCGCAGTCGAAGCACGGGGTCCAGCGGCAGTCGTCCACCTCGGTCTCGTCGAGGGCGTCCTGCCAGTCCTCCCACAGCCAGTCCTTGTCGAGACCGGAGTCGAGGTGGTCCCAGGGCAGGACCTCCTCGGCGGTGCGCTCGCGGGTGGTGTACCAGGCGAGGTCGAGGTCGTACGCCGGCAGGGCCGCGTCGCAGGCGCGTAGCCAGCGGTCGTAGGAGAAGTGCTCGCGCCAGCCGTCGAACCGGCCGCCGTCGGCGTACACCGCGCGGATGACGGCGCCGACCCGGCGGTCACCGCGGGAGAGCAGTCCCTCGATGATCCCGGGCTTGCCGTCGTGGTAGCGGAAACCGATGTTGCGGCTGTACTTGCGGTCGCCCCGGATGGCGTCGCGCAGCTTGGCCAGCCGCGCGTCGGTCTCCTCGACGCCGAGCTGCGGCGCCCACTGGAAGGGGGTGTGCGGCTTGGGCACGAACCCGCCGATGGACACGGTGCAGCGGATGTCGTTCTGCCCGGTCACCTCGCGGCCCTTGGCGATGACCTTCCGCGCCATGTCCGCGATCTGCAGGACGTCCTCGTCGGTCTCGGTGGGCAGCCCGCACATGAAGTACAGCTTCACCTGGCGCCAGCCGTTGCCGTAGGCGGTGGCGACGGTGCGGATCAGGTCCTCCTCCGACACCATCTTGTTGATCACCTTGCGGATGCGCTCGGAGCCGCCCTCCGGCGCGAAGGTGAGGCCCGAGCGGCGGCCGTTGCGGGTGAGTTCGTTGGCGAGGTCGATGTTGAACGCGTCGACCCGGGTGGAGGGCAGCGACAGCCCGACCTTGTCCTGCTCGTACCGGTCGGCGAGGCCCTTCGCGATGTCGGCGATCTCGGTGTGGTCGGCGGAGGAGAGCGACAGCAGGCCGACCTCCTCGAAGCCGGTCGCCTTCAGCCCCTTCTCGACCATGTCGCCGATGCCGGTGATGGAGCGCTCGCGCACCGGGCGGGTGATCATACCGGCCTGGCAGAAGCGGCAGCCGCGGGTGCAGCCGCGGAAGATCTCCACCGACATCCGCTCGTGCACGGTCTCGGCCAGCGGGACCAGCGGCTGCTTGGGGTACGGCCACTCGTCCAGGTCCATCACGGTGTGCTTGGACACCCGCCACGGCACGCCGGAGCGGTTCGGCACGACCCGGGAGATCCGGCCGTCGGTCAGGTACTCCACGTCGTAGAAGCGCGGGACGTACACCCCGCCGGTCCTGGCCAGCCGCAGCAGCAGCTCGTCGCGCCCGCCCGGGCGGCCCTCGGCCTTCCACTGCCTGACCAGGTCGGTGATGGTGAGCACGGCCTGCTCGCCGTCGCCGATCACGGCCGCGTCGATGAAGTCGGCGATCGGCTCGGGGTTGAACGCGGCGTGCCCGCCGGCCAGCACGATCGGGTCGTCCTCGGTGCGGTCGGCGGCGTCCAGCGGGATGCCGGCGAGGTCGAGCGCGGCCAGCATGTTGGTGTAGCCCAGCTCCGTGGAGAAGCTGAGCCCGAAGACGTCGAACGCCCGTACCGGGCGGTGGCCGTCGACGGTGAACTGCGGCACCTTGTGCTCGCGCATCAGCGCTTCCAGGTCCGGCCACACGCTGTACGTGCGCTCGGCGAGCACGCCCTCGCGCTCGTTGAGCACCTCGTAGAGGATCATGACGCCCTGGTTGGGCAGGCCGACCTCGTACGCGTCGGGGTACATCAGCGCCCACCGCACATCGGCGGCGTCCCAGTCCTTGACGGTGGAGTTCAGTTCACCGCCGACGTACTGGATCGGCTTCTGTACGTGCGGGAGCAGCGCTTCCAGGCGCGGGAAGACCGACTCGACAGGCATCTCGGCGACTTTCGTGTGTCCTGATCTTGCGGGCGCCCCCGGCGGACCACCGCCGGGGGGAAGGTGACCCTCCACAGTACCCGAGGCGCGGCAGGTGCCCGGCCCGGCCGCGACCCCGCCCGACCGCCGCGCCCCGGAACCCCGGGCCCCGCGCCCAGGCACCCTCGGGTCACCCCTCGCGTTCCGCCGCACCCCACACCTCGGGCAACCGCTCCTCCGCCCGCGCCGCGATCTCCAGCTCGGTCTGCTCGATCGCCTCGTACGGTGCCGTGTCCTCCCCCGCCGCCTCCGCCCGACCGCGCACCCGCGCGACGGCCGCCCGGCACATCACACTGTCCTGGTGCTCGCCGAGCAGTTGCTGGAGCGCTTTCATCCGCGCGGTGTACCCGGCGGCCTCCGCAACGCGCACGGGTTCGGCCGCCTCCCCCGCGTAACGCGCCCGCTTGGCGGCCTTGCGCGCCTCGTGCAGCGCGACGTCCCGCGCCTGGCCGGGCGGCAGCGCGAGCGCGGCCCGTACGGCTCCGCGCAGCCGCCTGCGGTCGTGCCCGAGCACGTCGGCGACCACCTGCGAAGCGGGCCGGTCGGCCGCCGGGAGATACGGGGGCGCGGCCAGCAGCCCGTCGAAGGCGTCGAGAAGCGCGAAGTAGCGGGCGCTGTCCAGGGCCCGCACCACTTCGGTGTGCGCGTCGGCCGAGTGCGCCTCGGCGTTCCAAGTCCCGCCCGGAGGTCCCTCCCCCAGCCTCCGGCGCACCGCGTCGAGCGCCGGGCCCCGCTCGCCCGGGTCGTCCCGGTCGCCCGGGTCGTCCGGGTCGAGTTCGGACAGCCGGCGCGCGAGGCGGGCGGTGAGCACCTCCCGGTCCCGCTCGGCCCCGAGGACCTCGGCGAGCCACTTCAGTTCGGCGCCGAGCGGATCGGTCTCGGCGCGGTCCAGGACGTGGCCGAAGCTCTTCAGCGCGGAGCGGGCCCGCCGGGTGGCGACGCGCATACGGTGCACCGTGTCCTCCCCGGCGTGCCGGACGGCCGGATCGAGGGCGACGATCGCGGCGAGCTGCGCGCGCAGGTACGCCAGGGCGACGGCGCCCGCGGTGGCGTCGGGCCCCGGCCGTTCCGGCCGCCCGCCGGCGGGCTCCGGCCGCCGCCCGCCGAGTGCGCGGACCAGCTTGGAGGGCGCGTCGGAGCGGGTCACCCCGGCGTCGCCCAGCCGTCGCTCCACCGCGTCCAGCAAAGCCTCGTCGCCCGCGTACAGCTCGACCTCGATCTCGGACCAGGCCGGCCCCGGCTTCGCGTTGACCTGGTCGTAGGCGACCTCGGCGAGGGTCCGGTCCTGGTCGTCCAGGAGCAGCACGCGGCTGCGTACGGTGCGCAGCCGGACGATCGGCGTGAGGATACGGCCCCGGACGAGCGCGGCGACCTCGGCGCGCAGGTCCTCGGGCGGGGTGCCGGGCGCGCCGAGCGGGGCGTGGATCTCAGTGCGGGTGTCGGGGCGGTCGGTGGGGAGTTTCAGGTGCCAGCCGTCGTCGTCGCCGCCCTCACGGCGCCGCAGGGTGATGCGGTGGGAGGTGAGGGTGAGGTGGGCGGTGTCGTAGTAGACGGCGTTGAGCCGCAGCGGGGGCAGGGCCCGGGTGCCGGCGGTCAGCCCGGTGAGGTCGGGCAGGTCGTTCCGGGGCCCGGTCTCGTAGGTGCGTTCCGTTTCGGCGAGGCGACGGCCCATAAGGTGACCGTATGCCCGCATCGGTCCCTTGGCCAGACCCGTCGCAGGCATGGCACCCGGGCGGACCTGCGAGCGCCGGCGCCAGGCCGGGCAGCACACCGAGCCCCGCGCCCGGCGATCACGCCGACATGGGCCGCTGCATCTTCACGGACTGCAGAATCCCTATGGCCACGAAGTTGGCGAACATCGATGATCCGCCGTAGGAGACA comes from Streptomyces sp. NBC_00448 and encodes:
- a CDS encoding glycoside hydrolase family 76 protein, with the protein product MRRVPGTRRAAGPLLVALLLAVAALLQGVGAAGASAVSAADSTQVCALYCDTLDPSQAAQETFPVPDLTLDGRVVRLHVDDTDGMAWASIDGGQTGDSVWLDRSWDGGSTWDGLLGEASIPSTWSGTRTLMYNLYDPTGHRRAVLRACGDAQGVGCTSWAHLDVCAAACDGAGSAPGDTQPVPATTLSGRTIALHMDSSGMAWGTISGGTAGDEIWLDRSWDQGASWPDGSSKGRTSTPSGATGTATARFNTSDPLGRLYGGAVRACGRAVEGENGSCTAWARPVSSRASAAADALMYSYDPNTAYWPSSWWNSAVALSTVIDYMRQTGDTRYLWIVQRTFQIDKASFPAGARSSDPIDGDFISRATDDSEWWALAWVDAYDLTGDQTYLNEAVTIANYVNGLWDTSSCGGGVWWDRERTYKNAVTNGLYVRLTAELHDRIPGDTTWLGRATTSWQWFQDSGLINSSGLVNDGITSGCANNGQTVWSYNQGLAIGAAVEMYRATGDSADLTTARRLADAAVASPALVSGGVLTESCDAGTPSCDDNAKQFKGVFMRYLQDLDSVTGNAYGSFADRQADSLWSTARDGLNRVTEDWSGGGTADWRTEASALSALLAAP
- a CDS encoding SPFH domain-containing protein — encoded protein: MVALVTALIVIAVIVLILLALSVRNVQQYEKGVVFRFGRLLPEIREPGLRLIRPIGDRMRKVSIQTEVFGVSPQGAITADNVTLTVDAVVYFRVVDPVKALVNVNNYPAAVSQIAQTSLRSVIGRADLDTLLSDRVQVNAELKNVMDAPTEGPWGLRIERVEIKDIALPESMMRSMSKQAEAERERRARVIAADGEFQASQRLTDAAATMADTPGALQLRLLQTVVDVSSEKNSTLVMPFPVELLRFFDRLSDKDGQAPTTGSTLTRLADEAATDGAGTDGRPADGAHVADEPSAEGAHLAEAPSTDGVRGLTPHG
- a CDS encoding TIGR03960 family B12-binding radical SAM protein; the encoded protein is MPVESVFPRLEALLPHVQKPIQYVGGELNSTVKDWDAADVRWALMYPDAYEVGLPNQGVMILYEVLNEREGVLAERTYSVWPDLEALMREHKVPQFTVDGHRPVRAFDVFGLSFSTELGYTNMLAALDLAGIPLDAADRTEDDPIVLAGGHAAFNPEPIADFIDAAVIGDGEQAVLTITDLVRQWKAEGRPGGRDELLLRLARTGGVYVPRFYDVEYLTDGRISRVVPNRSGVPWRVSKHTVMDLDEWPYPKQPLVPLAETVHERMSVEIFRGCTRGCRFCQAGMITRPVRERSITGIGDMVEKGLKATGFEEVGLLSLSSADHTEIADIAKGLADRYEQDKVGLSLPSTRVDAFNIDLANELTRNGRRSGLTFAPEGGSERIRKVINKMVSEEDLIRTVATAYGNGWRQVKLYFMCGLPTETDEDVLQIADMARKVIAKGREVTGQNDIRCTVSIGGFVPKPHTPFQWAPQLGVEETDARLAKLRDAIRGDRKYSRNIGFRYHDGKPGIIEGLLSRGDRRVGAVIRAVYADGGRFDGWREHFSYDRWLRACDAALPAYDLDLAWYTTRERTAEEVLPWDHLDSGLDKDWLWEDWQDALDETEVDDCRWTPCFDCGVCPQLDLDIQIGPTGKKLLPLTVTNSPGPSTP
- a CDS encoding DUF5994 family protein, which encodes MTTGRTLPRPGADVTYTNPPRDPPPDQPVRLALTGSAAGPQRLDGVWWPRSHDLGDCLPGLLDALEERWPGIGRVTVSRSMWRHRPESLELPDGRTVHITRSPADPDRHTIRLVSYGVGRCDLLVVPPGTAPDEARRLMAESPPGAAPAR
- a CDS encoding CYTH and CHAD domain-containing protein, translated to MGRRLAETERTYETGPRNDLPDLTGLTAGTRALPPLRLNAVYYDTAHLTLTSHRITLRRREGGDDDGWHLKLPTDRPDTRTEIHAPLGAPGTPPEDLRAEVAALVRGRILTPIVRLRTVRSRVLLLDDQDRTLAEVAYDQVNAKPGPAWSEIEVELYAGDEALLDAVERRLGDAGVTRSDAPSKLVRALGGRRPEPAGGRPERPGPDATAGAVALAYLRAQLAAIVALDPAVRHAGEDTVHRMRVATRRARSALKSFGHVLDRAETDPLGAELKWLAEVLGAERDREVLTARLARRLSELDPDDPGDRDDPGERGPALDAVRRRLGEGPPGGTWNAEAHSADAHTEVVRALDSARYFALLDAFDGLLAAPPYLPAADRPASQVVADVLGHDRRRLRGAVRAALALPPGQARDVALHEARKAAKRARYAGEAAEPVRVAEAAGYTARMKALQQLLGEHQDSVMCRAAVARVRGRAEAAGEDTAPYEAIEQTELEIAARAEERLPEVWGAAEREG
- a CDS encoding helix-turn-helix domain-containing protein, whose product is MTKTDIKPVKLPPEKTAAAHHALAQVRGYLAEHGQLAQIRVAVEDGGREPLALPREAVELLATLLAHLAAGRAVSVVPSDAELTTQQAADLLNVSRPFLIGLLDAGEIRYRTVGTHRRVIATSLLEYKRDDDHRRRPAADELTRLGQDMGLI